Genomic segment of Leopardus geoffroyi isolate Oge1 chromosome B2, O.geoffroyi_Oge1_pat1.0, whole genome shotgun sequence:
AAGCAACAAGAGCCTGTTTATATCTGAGTGGGCATGCCAGCCTGGAATTGGGTGAGCATTCAGGAGTGTGTTGCAGTGTCCGGATGAAGGAGACTGAAAGGAAGAGGTAGCTGAGGGAATAGGGGAGGAGATGGGTGGGAAAGATGTAGACGGTAGCACTGTCAGGACTTGGGTCTGAATGGGGCAGGTGAAGAAGAGGTCAAGGTTGACCCTCCTTCCAGCTAAGGCAGTTGGGTAAGTGCTGGTGCCACCCACAGGGACAGAAATCCGGAAATAGGACTAGGGAAGCCCCAGTGAACTTGATATGAGGTGACTGAGGAGCAGGGTCATAAGGAGGCATATTAAAGTACAAATCTGAAGTCCAGATAAAAAAATCTGGACTGAAGATAAATATTTGGGACTCATTTTGTTCCATAAGATTTTATCTCttcagcacctactatgtgccaggcattgatcTAGGCACCAGGAATTCAGTAGTAAATGAGACAAAGTCCTTGCCTTTATAGAATTTAcattatagtgtgtgtgtgtgtgtgtgtgtgtgtgtgtgtgtgtgtgagaaacaatatataaacacacatacattgCATGTCTGCTGGTGCGCAGTGCCGAGAGGGATAGAGAATACAGGATGGGGTACTGTTTTAAATAGGGCGATCAGAGACAGTCTCTCTGATAAGGTAACATTTGTGGAGAGGCCTGAAGCAACTGAGAAAGTGAGCTATGTGTTTATCTGAaggaagagaattccaggcaagTGAAAAGAGCTCAAGGCAGATGTGTGTTTAGTGTTGGTGGAACCCCATAGAAGCTAGTGCGGCTGGAGAGGAGTAAGTGAGCAGGAGCATTGTAAGacatgaggtcagagaggtaaggGACCGAGGACAATCTTGCAGGGCATTGTGGGCATTGCAAGGAGTGGGCTTCATGGGAAGTATGGGAAGCTTGTGCACAGAGACATGATCTAGCAGTTGGGTGGGAATGAGACTGAAAGGGGAGCAGGTATGGAATtggggagaccagttaggaggctactgTAATATCTAGGTAAGAGTAGACAGGGACTTGGACCAGTAGGGAACAGTGGAGTGGTAAGAGGTGGTTGGATTCTGGATACCAACTAGACAGTACCTAAGTCTCTTAAGAGTCAGGTGGGCCAGcctgcagagagaaaaagaggggcaaGAATAGATCCCTGGGAATATTTAGGGCagtgaaggagggagaagggagatgtcaaaggaaacagaaatggaatgCATTTGTTGGTTTTTAGGTCCCATGAATGACCTCCTAAGCCATTTTTTGGGGATGGTGGGGGCAGAAATGACCATGTAGTGGGCAgagtgaaggggaggggaagaaaggcttTCACAGAGCAAGTTGTTTTGggatatttatttagagagcgagcgtaggggagaggggcagagggagaaagaaagaatcccaagtagacttaatcccacaaccccaggatcatgacctaagccaaaaataggagtcagatactcaaccggctgagccaccaacGTGCCCctgaggtgtgttttttttttttttttttttttttttcaaagtagccctcccatccaacgtggggcttgaactcatgactctgacaTCAAGTAGCATAtactctacggactgagccagccaggcacccctgttctgaGATTATTAttcagagctggagagagaggagagggggacaggaagAGGATATTTTTTAGCAGGCCATGGACTTGGGGGGTGTTGATTTGGGAAGCTGAGAAGTTTTGATGTTGAGAAAGGagccaggagagagggaagggcagaaagatgAGCAGCCTGCGACACAGGCCAAGTGGGTTAGAGTGGAGGGGAGGATGCCCTCTCctggtgggaagggaaagaagcatCTGGCTGGTCAGCGCTGGAGACCTCAGAGGATGGGTCCTGCGGCCTGAGCTGGCTTCCCTGAGAAATGCGGGAAGACGGCCATGCTGTTGGTTCAGTAGGCAGGCTGAGCATGAATTTGGGGTTCAGCAAAGCGGAGTTGCCTGTAATTGAGGTTCTAGAAACTCATCAGGAATCTCACAGTGCAGATATCTAGGAAGAAGTTCTTGGAATTTTGGCATACATGAAGCTTTTGTgaacttttacaaaataaaatggaatttgcatcacatgtgggggtggggtacaCCTTCCAAGGGGGGAGCTGTGACTGACTCTTTTCTTGAGCTTCATCCCTCAAGAGAAGGGGCAGTGGCAGGAAGCCTAAGTGAGAGGGGTAGTTGGGAACCAGGTCCGTGGGGATGTTGTTGGCAGCCTGAACTGCATGGAGTGGAGCCTCTTGCCCCCTGCCACGGAGGATATGATGGCACAGACGTCTGTGGTGAAGGGCCGCTTCATGGGGGACCCCTCACATGAGTATGAACACACTGAGCTGCAGAAGATAAACGAGGGCGGAAAGGTCCTTGAAGAGGAAGTGGTGGTAAGTGAAGACAAGAGGAGGAGGACAAAGAAAGCCTGGGCTATCCAGAACCCAGCCCAATAGAAATTGTGGGGGCATCAGCATAACCCCACTCAGCTCCTGAGCGACACGAGGGAGAGTGGATGAGCCACTCTGTCAGCCACCTGGctctgggcaggggcggggagaggggggtcTGTGTTGCGCTCTGGGGCACTGGGATGTGCACAGCCTcttgtatctttttatatgtttttatttttctagataataTATCCACATGGTTCGAaattcaaagacacaaaaaggAATTTAGCGAAAATGTCCCTATCATCCCTGTCTACTGGTCACCCAGGCCCACTTTCTGGGAGAGGGGGGGCATCAATGTAaccattgtatgtgtatgtgcacgcGTGTCCAAATCTTGCTACACAAATTGCAGTCTGGATCAGAAGCATCACCATGCCCTGCCAGTTAGGAATGTACAATCTTGGGCTGGGATCAGGATCTGAATTTTAACACATTCCAAGGGGATTCGAATACACATTAAAGTTTCAGAAGCTCAACTTCCGAGGCACTTTATGCAAATGCAAGCCTCGGCAAATACCTTACCTCTACATAGTCTCTGTTTATCTTAAGAGAAAACAAGTGGCAGCATATTATGAACACAGCtctgcaccttgcttttttttttacctaatataTTTTGGGGGTCTTTCTATGTCAGTGCTCTAAAGAGCCTCCCCATTCTTTTTACCATTGCATGAATGTACCAAATTTCACGAGCCTTATTCATGAAATGCAGGTCTCCAAGTTTTAGCTCTGACAAGCAGGGGCACAGTGAATGACCTTGTACATaacgtcatttccattttatgttcACACTGTCTGAAGGTTCAATTCCTAcaaatggaattgctaggtcaaaaCATAAGGAGCTCAACATATTGAAACTCGACAAACCTGGAATTCAAAACACAGTCTTTGCCCTTGAACCTGGATGATACCAAAAGTCTAGGTCTAGGCCTGTGATGCCTCACCTGGCATCCCcactcctcttcccctttccccctgaTAAACTTAACCCCCCTGAGTCTTATTCCTGTAAAATTGGGATACTTATAACTACTTTGTAGGCTTGTGCATATTACATGAGGTGACACAGTTGAAGCCCCTGGCCTGGCCACATACTGAGTCTTAGTTTCtatctaatttataaaatttcttgTTGGCAGCTCATGGGAAATAGGTGGCTGAGTGACTCTCAGGGTCCCTGGTGACACATTTTCCCTGTCAAGTGCTGCTTTTCCCACAGACACCTCTATGAAGTCCTTTTATTCAGGGTGACCCTTGATATTGATTGTAACCAAATTTCATCtgcataaaaatgttataatatGAGGTGATGCTTGAGAAATAATGTTAATTTAAAGAGCAGCAGGATCTGAAACAATATGAACTGTGActctaattttgtttatatatatatatatatatatatatatatatatatggaaatataccAATATGTTATTAGTGATTCTCTTTAGGAGGTGGGATTTTAAGTGGTTTTAATTCaagtatttgatttattttttaaagtttattattttgagagagagaagagagagagttgggagggtcacagagagagagaatcccaagcaggctctgcaccatcagcccagagtctgatgtggggcttgaactcatgaaccacaagatcatgaactgagccaaaagaaaccaagagttggctggttaacgactgagccagtcaggcacccctcctttaagtatttaataaatgatttctgTATTACCTAATATTCTACAACAAGCATGattgcttttgtattttaaaaaggcaaaataaggggcgcctgggtggcgcagtcggttaagcgtccgacttcagccaggtcacgatctcgcggtccgtgagttcgagccccgcgtcgggctctgggctgatggctcagagcctggagcctgtttccgattctgtgtctccctctctctctgcccctcccccgttcatactctgtctctctctgtcccaaaaataaataaacgttgaaaaaaaaaatttaaaaaggcaaaataagaacatttaaataTGATATGTTTCTGGAAGAGAATATAAGAAGCTGTTAATGGTGGTTGTCTCCAGTGAAGGCAGTTGGGGGGCTAGGGATGGGGCAAGAGAGACTACTTTTTTATAGTAGTTTTGAATATTGCACGATCAGTCTgtattaacaatttaaaaaagagggagggagggagggaaggaaggaagaaaggaagaaaatcttgaGCGGAGGGAAGGCGAGGGCTTGCCCAGCATGATTTTCCATGGAGTTGGCATTACACTGTGGTGACCCAGGTCAGATGGTCATACAGAGGGCCTTTGCACCAGTGGTGAGTGGGCACAGTACTCTGGCAGGATGGCTCATCCCGTCTCCTTAGGTCCAGATCAAGGAAGAGACCCGCTTGGTGTCTATCATCGACCAGATTGACAAGGCTGTGGCTATCATCCCCCGAGGAGCCCTTTTTAAGACCCCTTTTGGACCTATCCATGTCAATCGGACTTTTGAAGGTGAGTTCTCCAGGGCCCCTCTCAAGGGCAGGAAAGCATCTCTTTCCAAGCACAGTCGGATACATTCTGAGAATTCTGGGGAAACTGTTCACTTCCTCAGAGAAAGAACAGCTGTGGCCATATCACTTGGAAAGATGTGCCCAATGGCCTGGCATCGGTGGTTGGCATGGGCTGCCCAGTCACTGGACCCCACTCTTTTCTGCCTGAGGGTTCTCCTACCTGGGTCCCAGGCTTTGCGTGGGTCTGGGCTCCCTGCCTTTCCCACCTTCTTCCTCCTTGATCTCTCCTCATTGCAGGGCCTGGGCCAAGCTTTGGCTGACAGAACACtactcctttttctccctttagttCTCGGTCAGTCTCTGACTGAGTCGTTTGCAGGCCCCTCCATGTGGTCCCTGTGCGTGGAGAAAGGGGGTGCTGTGTGGTTTGGGGCTGACCATACCACCTTCTTTTAGGACTCTCCTTGTCTGAAGCCAAGAAGCTCAGTTCCTACTTCCACTTCAGGGAGCCTGTTCAGCTGAAGAACAAGACCTTGCTTGAGAAGGCTGACCTGGATCCCTCCCTGGACTTCATGGACTCCTTAGAGCATGACATCCCCAAAGGTAATAGCCCATTACCTTGAGGACATTGGGTCCGCCCCCAGGTCAGAGCAGTGGGCCATGCTATCTCCCATTCTCCTCTGAGATTGGAACCAAGGGCCCGAGTGAGAACGGGTGGCTCACTGGAGGTCCTTGAGGGTGGGGGCTTCCCCAGGACCCAATACAGGCTCAGCTCATAATAAACAGATGGTACATGTCTGCAAACAAAAGGAAGTACTGTCTTCCACAGAAAGGAAGTCCCTCGGTGCCTCTTCTGATTTCCATTATTGGTCTTGAAGGAGGCAGGTTGAGAATCCTCCCCCAACCATCTCTGAAAAGATCCCTGAAAATACCAGCCACACATCCATCTCCATTGTAAGTTCTGCGGTTAGATCCGGTGCTAATCACATAGCTGGTGCTCTGTGAGTGGCTGCTGACCGACCGAAGGGCAAACCACCTGCTAAGGAAATGAGTTCTGTACATTTGCTTCCTGCTATGTGTGTGGTACTTTTTAACCTTAAGACGTGCAGCCTCCGAGGTCTTCCCGTTCTTCAGGGCCCACCTGGCCCAGGCACACACCCAGAGTTTGGGGGATGGGGTCACAGAGaccccatttccttcctctgagCTTCGCAAGCCCTGGGAAGACGCTTTTGCTCGGATGCCCTAGCCCAAGACAGTTGCCAGGCTCTGGGCAACTGGGAGCCAGACTCAAGGTGCTGATGCAGcacccctgcctcttcctccccgtGTTTGGTGTTTCTCCAACCGGAGGGACCTGCTGTTGA
This window contains:
- the RSPH9 gene encoding radial spoke head protein 9 homolog isoform X2; the protein is MDAESLLLSLELASGSGQGLSPDRRASLLTSLLLVKRDYRYDRVLFWGRILGLVADYYIAQGLSEDQLAPRKTLYSLNCMEWSLLPPATEDMMAQTSVVKGRFMGDPSHEYEHTELQKINEGGKVLEEEVVVQIKEETRLVSIIDQIDKAVAIIPRGALFKTPFGPIHVNRTFEGLSLSEAKKLSSYFHFREPVQLKNKTLLEKADLDPSLDFMDSLEHDIPKERKSLGASSDFHYWS
- the RSPH9 gene encoding radial spoke head protein 9 homolog isoform X3, translating into MSSSGRCEGKACQLEGMVLQSWLQWTWSVWENSSLNCMEWSLLPPATEDMMAQTSVVKGRFMGDPSHEYEHTELQKINEGGKVLEEEVVVQIKEETRLVSIIDQIDKAVAIIPRGALFKTPFGPIHVNRTFEGLSLSEAKKLSSYFHFREPVQLKNKTLLEKADLDPSLDFMDSLEHDIPKGSWSIQMERGNALVVLRSLLWPGLTFFHAPRTKNCGYIYVGTGEKNIDLPFML
- the RSPH9 gene encoding radial spoke head protein 9 homolog isoform X1; translation: MDAESLLLSLELASGSGQGLSPDRRASLLTSLLLVKRDYRYDRVLFWGRILGLVADYYIAQGLSEDQLAPRKTLYSLNCMEWSLLPPATEDMMAQTSVVKGRFMGDPSHEYEHTELQKINEGGKVLEEEVVVQIKEETRLVSIIDQIDKAVAIIPRGALFKTPFGPIHVNRTFEGLSLSEAKKLSSYFHFREPVQLKNKTLLEKADLDPSLDFMDSLEHDIPKGSWSIQMERGNALVVLRSLLWPGLTFFHAPRTKNCGYIYVGTGEKNIDLPFML